The Ralstonia pickettii DTP0602 genome segment CTTCACCAATGTGCTGTCGCTGGAGGGCGCGCCGATGATGATCGACGCCATCACGGTGCCGGAGGAGCGCTTCAAGGGCCTGACCGAAAAGCAGCTGCGCGAGCGGCCCAATACGCTCTACAACTTCTACCAGGACGCCTTCGGCATCAATATCATCCGTACCGAAGAACGCCTGCGCTCAGCACTGGCCGACGAGGACGATCACGCCTTGCTGGGGGTCGCCGTCGGCAGCCCGCTGCTGAAGATCCTGCGCGTTGCCTCGTCGTATCACGACGAGCGGATCGAGTATCGCGTGTCGCGGCTTGATACGAGCCGGCACGAGTTCACGTTGTCGCAGCCGTAAAGCCATCATCGTCACGCGGCAGGCCAGCACCCTGCTGTGTGACACCTTCTGCGATTCGCCAAAGAAAAAAGCCGCGAACCCAGGCGGGATCGCGGCTTTTTAAATAGATGGTGGCGAATCAGGGACTCGAACCCCGGACCTGCGGATTATGATTCCGTCGCTCTAACCGACTGAGCTAATTCGCCAACGAAGACTGAGATTATACCTGGCCTTTCTAGGCTGTCAACACCTTCTTGCAAGGTTTTTTGAAGCGCAGCGCGGCCGCAGGCAACCGCCTAAAAAAACGGCAGGCTGGATGGCCTGCCGTCGTCGTTGCCGGTCGAGCCGGCGTCAGTCGTTGGCGTAGATGTTCACGTCCTTGGTCTCACGGACGAACAGCGCGCCGATCACGAAGGTGATGGCCGCGATGATGATCGGGTACCAGAGGCCATAGTAGATGTTGCCGTTCTGGGCCACCAGCGCGAACGAGATGGTGGGCAGCAGGCCGCCGAACCAGCCGTTGCCGATGTGATACGGCAGCGACATCGAGGTGTAGCGGATGCGGGTCGGGAACAGCTCAACCAGCATGGCGGCGATCGGGCCATACACCATCGTGACGTAGATCACCAGGATGACCAGGATCACCAGCACCATGATCGTGTTCATCTGCGCCGGGTCGGCCTTGGCCGGGTAGCCGGCGGCGGACATGGCGCCGCTCACTTCCTTCTTGAACGCCACGATCTGGGTCTTGCTGGCATCGTCGAAGCTGTGGCCGTTGGCAAGCTTGGCGTCGAAGGCCTTGATCTCCTTGTCGCCGATCTTGACCGTTGCCACCGTGCCGGCCGGGGCTTCCACCACTTCATAGCTGGCCGAAGACTGGGCCAGGGTGCGCTTGGCGATATCGCACGAGCTGCGGAAGTCGATCTCGCGGGCGATCGGGCTGCCCTGGAACGAGCACTGCTTCGGATCCGCGGTCACCACGATCTGGGCGCTCTGCTGGGCGCGCTCCAGCGCCGGGTTGGCGTAGTGGGTCAGCGCCTTGAACAGCGGGAAGTAGGTCAGCACGGCCAGCGCGCAGCCTGCCATGATGATCCACTTGCGGCCGATCTTGTCGGACAGCGCCCCGAAGAAGATGAAGAACGGCGTGCCGATCACCAGTGCGCCGGCAATCAGCAGGTTGGCCGTCTTGGCATCGACCTTGAGTACCTGGGTCAGGAAGAACAGCGCGTAGAACTGGCCGGTGTACCAGACCACGGCCTGGCCGGCGGTCAGGCCGAGCAGGGCCAGGATCACGATCTTCAGGTTGCGCCACTGCGCGAAGGACTCGGTCAGCGGGGCCTTGGAGGTCTTGCCCTCTGCCTTCATGCGCTGGAACGCCGGCGATTCATTCATCGACAGGCGGATGTACACCGATACGCCGAGCAGCAGGATCGACAGCAGGAACGGGATGCGCCAGCCCCAGACTTCGAAGTTCGGGCCGGTCAGCTCGCGGCACAGCAGGATCACGATCAGCGACAGGAACAGCCCCAGCGTGGCGGTGGTCTGGATCCACGCGGTATAGGAGCCGCGCTTGCCGTGCGGCGCGTGCTCGGCCACGTAGGTGGCGGCACCGCCATACTCGCCGCCAAGCGCCAGGCCCTGCAGCATGCGCAGCGCGATCAGGATGATCGGAGCCGCCCAGCCGATCGTGGCAAAGCCCGGCAGCAGGCCGACGATGAACGTCGACACGCCCATGATCAGGATCGTTACCAGGAAGGTGTACTTGCGCCCGATCATGTCGCCCAGGCGGCCGAACACCAGTGCGCCGAACGGCCGCACGATAAAGCCGGCGGCAAACGCGAGCAGCGCGAAGATGAAGGCCGAGGTCGGATCCAGTCCGGCGAAGAACTGCTTGGCGATGATCGCCGCCAGCGAGCCGTAGAGATAAAAGTCGTACCACTCGAACACCGTGCCCAGCGAAGAGGCAAGGATCACCTTGCGCTCTTCGTGGGTCATCGGTGCGTTCTGCGCGCCCCTTCCGGGCACCGCGACGTTCTGCACGTTTGCCATCTTGTCTCCTCCGTCTGGAATGAATCTCGGGCAAGGCGCGGCGACGCGGGAAAGGCCCGTGCCGCTGGCCGGGAGCCTGAGTTGCAGTGGATTGTGGGAGGCGAAACTTACTGAGTTCTGACAGATTCGCGCGCAAAAAGGCCGAAATAATCGGGGTATACGCTAGCGGTGCGCGGTGCCTGGCATGCTGCGACGCACTCGCTTTCAGCCGTGCGATGGCTTCGGGGCGCGATTTACCGGCGTGCGGCTATGCAGCATCGATGCCTGCGCCGCGCGAAGCACCCTGCGAAGGGAGGGGGGCGGGCACGGCCTCGCTGTCGGTCGCCCTGTCAGCTTCGTCGTCGGCGCGGTTCATGCGCCAGGCATAGAGCGCGGCCATCAGCACGTACACCACCAGCGCGCCCTGGGCGCCGACCCAGAACGAGAACGGCCAGCCGAAGAAGTCGAAGCGCAGCTCGCGCGCGAACCATGCCACCACGAAGGTGACCACGAACCAGACGCACAGCAGCCCGGCGATCCAGCGCAGGTTGCGATGCCAGGCCTGGCGCTGGCGGGCATCGGGACGATAGGGGACCTGGCTCATTCTGCTGGCGGCTCGGTGGGACGGCGCAGCGTCACGCGGAAATGCGCGCCCGCGAGCCGCGGCGATTGTTGGTAGACGTGGTCGGAAATCTGCACATCGCCGCCGTGCTGCTGCACGATCTCGCGCACGATGGCCAGGCCCAGGCCGCTGCCTTCGGTATTGGTGCCGAGCACGCGGTAGAAACGCTCCATCACGCGTTCGCGCTCGGCCGGCGGGATGCCCGGCCCGGTGTCTTCCACGTCCAGGTAGGCGAAGGGCTCGAATGCATCGGCGCTGACACGCACGGTGGCATGGCCGCCGCGCGGCGTGTAGCGGATGGCGTTGTCGAGCAGGTTGTTCAGCATTTCGGTCAGCATCAGCCGGTTGCCCTGCACCATCACCGGATGGTCGCTCGCATCGAGCCCCAGG includes the following:
- a CDS encoding membrane protein — encoded protein: MSQVPYRPDARQRQAWHRNLRWIAGLLCVWFVVTFVVAWFARELRFDFFGWPFSFWVGAQGALVVYVLMAALYAWRMNRADDEADRATDSEAVPAPLPSQGASRGAGIDAA
- a CDS encoding major facilitator transporter; translation: MANVQNVAVPGRGAQNAPMTHEERKVILASSLGTVFEWYDFYLYGSLAAIIAKQFFAGLDPTSAFIFALLAFAAGFIVRPFGALVFGRLGDMIGRKYTFLVTILIMGVSTFIVGLLPGFATIGWAAPIILIALRMLQGLALGGEYGGAATYVAEHAPHGKRGSYTAWIQTTATLGLFLSLIVILLCRELTGPNFEVWGWRIPFLLSILLLGVSVYIRLSMNESPAFQRMKAEGKTSKAPLTESFAQWRNLKIVILALLGLTAGQAVVWYTGQFYALFFLTQVLKVDAKTANLLIAGALVIGTPFFIFFGALSDKIGRKWIIMAGCALAVLTYFPLFKALTHYANPALERAQQSAQIVVTADPKQCSFQGSPIAREIDFRSSCDIAKRTLAQSSASYEVVEAPAGTVATVKIGDKEIKAFDAKLANGHSFDDASKTQIVAFKKEVSGAMSAAGYPAKADPAQMNTIMVLVILVILVIYVTMVYGPIAAMLVELFPTRIRYTSMSLPYHIGNGWFGGLLPTISFALVAQNGNIYYGLWYPIIIAAITFVIGALFVRETKDVNIYAND